Proteins from a single region of Penaeus monodon isolate SGIC_2016 chromosome 29, NSTDA_Pmon_1, whole genome shotgun sequence:
- the LOC119591969 gene encoding mucin-19-like has protein sequence MATWSSLVLLSAIAVSALSLPQPDEGAYNIPRVGAGRRSQYYVLHSDGTYKYGHDTGEGAFESARLKSAGDLDGEFGYKDPEGQNVRLQYKSGVGGFRAQGDHLPAPHPDFTAAHAAAQSRRPFVDPLADTDSDASYTFQFAGDEQSRTEVSDADGNVRGSYTYTDEDGRTRTFSYTAGRGTGFVVEGDDLPQQIDSDATPAATRLASSSRRFSSTRPAGTTSNRQTSTASSFRATAGGQRTAPKRPVATQASSSQFGSRVASTSLTGQSAHRRPFGSATPARRPSATSFGVSAQRTPATYSTSISHTPDASRPSAPRTPSSFSSSASRAPAASRPSAFSSFSPQTRLSSRPFEEANTRSEVRADGGYSFAYETSSHSRAESGDRDNNVDGKFDFVAEDDGQRRSVQYEAGSDTGFIAEGAHIPVGPEVPGAPSGQPTGRLVPVKETPFVDPLANTGLDASYNFAFDSEQYSRSETADADGNVQGTYTVVDDDGTRRTFRFRAGKGIGFETEEISVSRGPPPSRTASTAPASSSTSSLGAGSSFSSISQGSATSGGVISYKSPSTASRAPVAPRPSSTSTFSSFSSSSQQASRTPPLRSIFKPTSTKEVFPGFKLHQYDFTKNPDKFGYVLTFDN, from the exons ATGGCAACCTGGAGTAGCTTG GTGCTGTTGTCCGCTATAGCGGTTAGCGCGCTGAGTTTGCCCCAGCCCGATGAGGGCGCCTACAACATTCCTCGCGTGGGCGCAGGGAGACGCTCCCAGTACTATGTCCTGCACAGCGACGGGACTTACAAGTACGGCCACGACACCGGCGAGGGAGCCTTCGAGAGCGCGCGTCTGAAGAGCGCCGGAGATCTGGACGGAGAGTTCGGATACAAGGATCCTGAAGGACAAAACGTCAGGCTTCAGTATAAATCTGGAGTGGGTGGATTCCGGGCGCAGGGCGACCACCTGCCGGCCCCGCATCCTGACTTCACGGCAGCCCATGCGGCGGCGCAGTCCAGAAGGCCCTTCGTTGACCCTCTGGCCGACACCGACAGCGATGCCTCCTACACATTCCAATTCGCCGGAGACGAGCAATCGCGGACCGAGGTGAGCGACGCTGACGGAAATGTTCGCGGGTCCTATACGTACACTGACGAGGACGGCCGCACACGCACGTTCTCCTACACGGCCGGTCGAGGCACTGGCTTCGTCGTCGAAGGAGACGACCTGCCGCAGCAGATTGATTCGGACGCAACTCCCGCTGCCACCCGACTCGCTTCGTCTTCCAGGCGCTTTTCTTCAACGCGCCCGGCGGGAACAACATCCAACAGGCAGACGTCGACGGCATCTTCCTTCAGAGCGACTGCGGGAGGCCAGCGCACTGCACCAAAACGTCCCGTCGCCACTCAGGCTTCCAGCTCCCAGTTTGGTTCACGCGTGGCTTCTACCAGTTTAACCGGACAGTCTGCACATCGCAGACCTTTCGGTAGCGCTACACCTGCTCGGCGGCCCTCTGCTACTTCCTTTGGTGTTTCGGCTCAGCGCACACCCGCAACCTACAGCACTTCCATTTCCCACACCCCTGATGCCTCTCGGCCCTCTGCACCCCGCACACCCTCCAGCTTCAGTTCTTCCGCTTCCCGCGCCCCCGCGGCCTCCCGTCCCTCCGCCTTCAGCTCCTTCTCCCCCCAGACTCGCCTCTCAAGTCGTCCATTCGAAGAGGCCAACACGCGCAGCGAGGTCAGAGCCGATGGCGGTTATTCCTTCGCGTATGAGACTTCCAGCCACTCTCGGGCAGAGTCTGGCGACAGAGATAACAACGTTGACGGAAAGTTCGATTTCGTGGCCGAGGACGACGGTCAGAGACGAAGTGTGCAATATGAAGCTGGATCTGACACAGGATTCATTGCTGAAGGAGCTCACATACCCGTAGGACCTGAGGTTCCCGGGGCACCATCCGGTCAGCCAACTGGAAGGCTCGTCCCAGTAAAGGAGACGCCCTTCGTTGACCCTCTCGCCAATACTGGCTTAGATGCCTCCTACAACTTCGCCTTTGACTCTGAGCAATATTCTCGCTCAGAAACCGCTGACGCCGACGGAAACGTGCAGGGCACCTACACCGTGGTGGACGACGATGGAACGCGTCGCACTTTCCGCTTCCGCGCCGGAAAAGGTATCGGATTTGAGACAGAAGAGATCTCAGTCTCTCGcggtcctcctccttcccgcacTGCATCAACCGCACCCGCCTCCTCCAGCACTTCTTCTTTGGGCGCaggttcctctttctcttccatcagcCAGGGATCGGCTACCAGTGGTGGCGTTATTTCCTACAAATCTCCTTCCACCGCCAGCCGCGCCCCCGTGGCTCCTCGGCCATCAAGCACATCAACCTTCTCTTCATTCAGCAGTTCTTCACAGCAGGCCTCGAGGACACCTCCCCTGAGAAGTATCTTCAAGCCCACGTCAACCAAAGAGGTTTTCCCGGGCTTCAAGTTGCATCAGTATGACTTTACTAAGAACCCAGATAAGTTTGGCTACGTCCTGACCTTCGATAACTAG